Proteins from one Capricornis sumatraensis isolate serow.1 chromosome 2, serow.2, whole genome shotgun sequence genomic window:
- the NOP10 gene encoding H/ACA ribonucleoprotein complex subunit 3, with amino-acid sequence MFLQYYLNEQGERVYTLKKLDPMGQQTCSAHPARFSPDDKYSRHRITIKKRFKVLMTQQPRPVL; translated from the exons ATGTTTCTCCAGTATTACCTCAACGAGCAAGGAGAGCGAGTCTACACGCTGAAG AAGCTTGATCCTATGGGACAACAGACGTGCTCGGCCCACCCTGCTCGATTCTCCCCAGACGACAAATACTCTCGACACCGAATCACCATCAAGAAACGCTTCAAGGTGCTCATGACCCAGCAGCCGCGCCCCGTCCTCTGA